CAATActtcctttgccaacaaatgtctatataatcaaagctatggtctttccggtagtcatgtatggatgtgagagttggaccataaagaaggctgaacatcaaagaattgatgcttttgaattgtgatgttgaagaagactcttcagagtcccttggactgcagggagatcaaaactgtcaatcctaaaggaaatcaaccctgaatagtcactggaaggactgatgatgaagctgaagctccaatactttggccacctgatgtgaagaactgtctcattagaaaaaaccctaattctgggaaagattgacagcaggagaacaagaggatgacagaggatgagatagttagataggatcactgactcaatggacatgagttcaagcaagctccaggagctgatgatggacagggaaacctggcgtgctgaagtccatggggtcacaaagagtcagacatgactgagcaactcaacaacaacaacaacaacatttcccGATTAAAATTACATATCTCAAAGCAACTCTTATACCAATGAGCATTACTATAAAATTTTGACAAATTATGTTTTccagatgttgttgttgttgttcagtcgccaagtcatgtctgactctttgcaactccaaggactgcagaatgaaaggcttccctgtccctcaccatctgccagagtttttccaagttcatgtccattgaatcggtgacaccatccaaccatctcatcctctgtcaccctcttcaccttctgccctcaatctttcccagcatcagggtcttttccaatgagtcagctgttcccatcaggtggacaaagtattggagcttcagcttcagcatcagttcttccaatgtgtattcagtgttgattccctttaatattgactgatttgatcttcttactgtccgagggactctcaagagtcttctccagcacctcagttcaaaagcatcaattcttcagtgctctaccttctttatggtccagctctcacaactgtacatgattactggaaaaaccatagccttgactatacggacctttgtcagcaaagtgatgtctttgctttttaatacactgtctaggtttgtccgagcttttcttccaagaagcgagtgtcttaatttcatggctgcagtcaccatccacaatgattttagaGATGTTTCCagataatgttttcttttaaatatgtgcCTGTTGTGACCGAATGAGAGTGACTAAGGACACAGAGAGCCCAGCCCCAGCATGAGACATTGCAGAACAGCTAGAGAAGGGGGAGAACAGACCCCATCTGGACACAAGGGATCcctctggtccattaaaggaatACTGTTTCCCTTGCATCTCATCTCTATGAGGGAAACTCTCCTCCCCAACATCCAATTTCAGCGGGTCCACCTCTATTACCTGGATCAGATCTGTGGTCATTGTTGTCTTCATTGTCCCTCATGTAACATGGCATTTTATTCACTGAGTCATCTGATAGGACTCATAACGTGTAGAAAAATGTCACAGAATACACAGAAATGACCCTCCAGACACCCACGGAACATGTGTTAAGACTGAGAAGAAACGCGGAGACAGGCCTGGCTACTGCAGCACAGATGGAGGCTCGGGGCTCATGGAGCTCTGAGAGGCCATCCTGCCTCTTTGGAGAGCCGCCTCTGTGAGCTTGGGGCATACATGAGGTCTGCAGACACTGAGAAGATGTGCATAGCCAGTGGGTGATGACAACCAGAAGTCCCAGGAGGGCAGGCAGAGACACCCACCTGGGCTGCCCAGAAGATCCTCTTTCTGTGTCACAAGGTGATCTAGGTCCTCGTACACAGCTTCAGCAAGAGCATCTTCATAGCTGGATAAGGCTGAGAGATCCCCCAACAGGTCAGAGATGCTGCTCCAGATACTCCAATCCAGCCAGCCCACCCTTCATCTTCCCCAGTGCTCACATGGGCTGCTGGGACCTCAGCATTGTCTTCCACCCCATGCATCGTGTTGGCACCTTCTCTCCTCATCTGACCTGAATCCACAGCTCAGCCTCAACTCTTTCTTCTCTCACAGAAGAGGCCACGTCATATGAGAGTTCACATCCCAGTCCTAAGAACCTGTGTACATTCAGCCTTTAGAGATCAGCACAGAGCACATGGAGTCTGCAGACTCAGAACAGAGACCTGGCCCAGGTTCCTCTCCTCACATCTGCTCCATCTCCTGCCTCCACACACTCTCCCTGGTCTCCAGGTCCCCCTGCAGCCCACCTCTGCACTCTGCTTTCCATCTGagcagctgagtcaccaggatgACAAGGACCAGGAAGAGAAGGACTCCCAATATGAAGCAGAGGACCTCAGGCAGGGAGAAGGCACCAGGGAGAGGATTTCAGGTTGTTCTGGTCCCTAAGGAGAACAAGgcaagagggtgtggagaaggtCCTGGGCACAGAGAAATCCCTGAGCCAGCATTTCCGGGAGCTCCAGACGATGGTGTTCCAGCCTTAGACAGTGACTGGGCTCCCTTGGGTCTCGTCCTGAGATGAGTCAACTCCACTCTGGCCAGTGTGACTCCAAGGCAGAGCCAGGGGTTATCAGGGAGCTGCCCTGACAAGACAGCCTCTGAGAACCCAGTTCATCCCTTCTCCTTGGGGATCAAACAGGCCTGGAATTCGCATCTCACTGATGAGGAGCAACACTTAAAGCAGGTGGGAGAACTTTAGACTCTGCAACATGGGAATCAGTCTCCCTTGGACCCCTGGGCATGAGAACCCTCTGACCCAGGGAACCAAGGCAGAGGAATTCCCCAACATAATGCTCTGGTTCACCCCCACCAGTCAGGGGCTCCTCAAGctctttcctctctttcattGTCAGAGAATCCACAGAACAGGTCCCAAGACTCTGAATATCTACCCTGCCCAGGAATCCTGGCACTATACTTACTGGGGGCAGTTGCGGGGCTGGCAATGTAATTCTTACAGCCAAAAATAGTAGGAGTTTGGAGAAAGGAAATTGGCCAGAaataggtgaaagtgaaagtgttagtcactcagtcatgttcaactctttgtgaccccctggactacagcccaccaggttcccctgtccattgaattctccaggcaagaatactggagtgagttgacatttcctcctccaggggatcttcctgactgagggatcaaagcccagtctcctgcattgcaggcagattcttgactgtctgagccacttacTAGGGTGTGGTTGGGGAGGCAATGCAATTTTCTCACCCAGAGAAAAAACAGGAGTTGGGAGCAGGGTGATTGACCAGATGCAGGGCAGCCCATTTTTCTCTCCTGAGCCCTGAAATCACCCTTCAGTCTCCACAACATCAGTGTCCAGTCCTCCCGGGTTCTGCATCATAGATCAGGGCCCCAGGACCGGGACACTGTCTGAATACAAACTCCgcaccacccccagcccagcccactgTCCTTGTGCTGCCCCAGCTCACCCAGGGCAGACCCCGAGCCTCTCACTCACCAGAGCACCTCACACCAGCATCCTCCTCGTGCTTGCAGTCACTCTGCCCCCAGAGTTCCGCAGCACAGTCCCACAGGGAGGACTCCTGGCCCCTGCACCACACCTCGTCCAGCCAGATGTTCCCATTTCCAGGGCCAAACCCTGTGGCCCACACGGCTTCCAGGGCCTGGCCACAGCCCAGCTGCTGACACACCACCTCAGCCTCTGCCAGGCTCCAGGAGTCATCACACACAGTGCCCCAGGAGCCGCTGTGCCAGACCTCCACCTGCCCTGAGCACTTGCTGTCTCCTCCCCTGAGCCGGAGCTTCTCTCTGTCTGAAAAGGCAGCAGCCCTTCCTGTGACTGCCCCTGGTGGGAAGAAGGAGCCCCTGGGAGCcacaggggcgggggcggggctgaCGTACCTGTGCAGAAGGCAGCAGTTGGACAGATCTGGTGTCTCCCTCCTGTAGAAGcaatgatgagaaatgctggatcaGGGACAGCTAGGGGTAGGCTTGTCCCCAAACATGAATATCTATCATCCTTGGTTCAGTCCAAACGACAAGGGTAAATACAGGCTCATTATCTATTGGACTGAAGCATTCACTGCAAGTGACCACTAGCTGAAACAACTGtaactgtttatatatttgtctCCACATTCCACTACAAATACAAGCACACACGTTTTGTAGATTCAACCTAAATTCATCACTTAGATTGCAAAATATAAAACTGCACTAATGACATCCTACAGGGCTGAGATAGACACAGAAACAGTAAGTCACCTGCACACGAGATATAGACTTCCTCCTTTGGATAACATGAAGTGTAATTCCAAGGGTCAGAAGGACACTGCCAGAGAGAGGTGTCAGTTTTCCGACACTGGACTCCATCTACCCACTGGGGTCTAGAACCTTCCCTAAGAGCAACAGAAGAGTTGAGGATTCCACTCTCCCCACAGCCAAGCTGTCTGCAGATCATGGACACCGTGATATCTTCCATGGGGCTGTGGCAAACACTGCCCCAAGTCCCGCTGTAGAAAACTTCCAGCCACCCAGCACACTGCTGGTCCTTGCTCACCATCTTGAGGGCCAGGAACTCTTAAGATTGAAAGGGAGGAGATGGGACAGAGTGAACATTCCACTCAGTGCTCTGGGTTTTCCTCTCCCCCAGAAATTGTGACCATACATCCCCAACCCAGCAGAGGAGATGTCCACTGGATGAGAAGACTGACTTTTGCCTCACTTTCACCTGACTTTGTCCATTAAtataagtctatgccccaaccagtaatgctgaagaagctgaagttgaacggttctatgaagacctacaagactttttaggactaacaccccaaaaagatgtccttttcattataggggactggaatgcaaaagtaggaagtcaagaaacacctggagtaacaggcaaatttggccttggaatacggaatgaagcagggcaaagactaatagagttttgccaagaaaatgcactggtcataacaaacaccctcttccaataacacaagagaagactgtatacatggacatcaccagatggtcaacaccaaaatcagattgattatattctttgcagccaaagatggagaagctctatacagtcagcaaaaacaagaccaggagctgactgtggcgcagaccatgaactccttattgccaaattcagacttaaattgaacaagtagggaaaaccactagaccattcaggtatgacttaaatcaaatcccttatgatcatacagtggaagtgagaaatagatttaagggactagatctgatagatagagtgcctgatgaactatggaatgagattcgtgacattgtacaggagatagggatcaagaccatccccatggaaaagaaatgcaaaaaagcaaaatggctgtctggggaggccttacaaatagctgtgaaaagaagagaagcaaaaagcaaaggagaaaaggaaagatataaacatttgaatgcagagttccaaagaatagcaagaagagataagaaagccttcttcagcgatcaatgcaaagaaatagaggaaaccaacagaatgggaaagactagggatctcttcaagaaaatcagagataccaaaggaacatttcatgcaaagatgagctcgataaaggacagaaatggtatggacctaacagaagcagaagacactaagaagagatggcaagaatacacaagaactgtacaaaaaagatctccatgacccagataatcacaatggtgtgatcactgatctagagccagacatcctggaatgtgaagtcaagtgggccttagaaagcatcactacgaacaaagctagtggaggtgatggaattccagttgagctattccaaatcctgaaagatgatactgtgaaaatactgcactcaatatgccagcaaatttggaaaactcagcagtggccacaggactggaagaggtcagttttcattccaatcccaaagaaaggcaatgccaaagaatgctcaaactaccacacaattatactcatctcacacactagtaaagtaatgctcaaaattctccaagccaggcttcagcaatatgtgaactgtgaactttctgatgttcaaactggttttagaaaaggcagaggaaccagagatcaaattgccaacatccgctgaatcatgggaaaagcaagagagttccagaaaagcatctatttctgctttattgactgtgccaaagcctttgactgtatggatcacaataaactgtggaaaattctgaaagagatgggaataccagaacacctgatctgcctcttgagaaatttgtatgcaggtcaggaagcaagagttagaactggacatgggacaacagactggttccaaataggaaaaggagtttgtcaaggctgtatattgtcaccctgtttatttaacttatatatagtgtacatcatgagaaacgctggactggaagaagcacaagctggaatcaagattgccaggagaaatatcaataacctcagatatgcagatgacaccatccttatggcagaaagtgaagaggaactaaaatgcctcttgatgaaagtgaaagtggagagtgaaaaagttggcttcaagctctaacattcagaaaatgaaggtcatggcatctggtcccatcacttcatgggaaatagatggggaaaaagtggaaacagtgtcagactttatgttttggggctccaaaatcactgcagatggtgattgcagacattaaattaaaagacgcttactccttggaaggaaagttatgaccaacctagatagcatattcaaaagcagagacattactatgccaacaaaagttcgtctagtcaaggctatggtttttccagtggtcatgtatggatgtgagagttggactgtgaagaaggttgagcaccaaagaattgatgtttttgaactgtgctgttggagaggactcttgagagtcccttggacccttggactgcaaggagatccaaccagtccattctgaaggagatcagccctgggatttctttggaaggaatgatgctaaaactgaaactccagtactttggtcacctcatgagaaaaattgactcactggaaaagactctgatgctgggagggattgggggcaagagaagaaggtgatgacagaggatgagatggctgaatggcatcactgactcaatggacgtgagtctgagtgaactccgggagttggtgatgaacagggaggcctggcgtgctgcgattcatggggttgcaaagagtcggacatgactgagcaattgatctgatctgatccaccTTTCTATTTCAACCACAAGGATGTAGTGGTTATGAACAGAGGAAGACCAACCAGCACTTACAGGGCAGGGGAGCTGAATCCTGCTTCCTGACAAGACTTCTAAAGACTGTGTGAAAGGATGTGATGTGTACAGTGAGGTGGTCGACAGTATAATGAACTCCCAGAAATGTCCACATCCCAATCCTGGAGCCTGTAATATGTTACCTTACATTTAGAAAGGGGCTTCACAGATGTGATTAATAAGGACCTTGGGATGGTGAGATTAAGCTGGAACAATGTGCATTAATCACCTGAGCCCAGCCTAATCACCTCCTTAGCCTTAATACCCTTAGATGGATCACCTTGCAAAGCTCCAGTTAGAGGGAAATGTAAATGGAATAGGCACTGTTAtctgaagaagaaggagaagaagaaggagaaggagaaggagaagaagaaggagaagaagaagaagaaagaagaagaagaaagaagaaggagaaggagaggaagaggaagaagaggagaaagaggaagaggaggaagaaggagaagaagaaagagaagaagaagaaggggaaggaggagaagaaggaggagaaggaggagaagaaggagaaggagaagaagaaggagaaggaggagaagaaggaggagaaggaggagaagaagaaggagaaggagaaaaagaagaagaagaaggaaaaggaaaaggaggagaaggagaagaaggaggaggaggaggaggagaaagagaaggagaataaGAAGAAAGAGGGCCCTGAGCCAAAGGAATGAGGCCACATATAAACCAGGAACGGCTGGGAAAAGAGTAAGCCGCAGAGCATCCAGGAAGAAAGCAGCACTGTGGACACTGGGATGTTGGCTCACAGAGACCATTGTCAGACTCCTAGCAAACAGAACTGAACAGAATAAATCTATGCTTTCATTCCAACATCACCAGAATCTCTAGACTGTATTAAGACAGGGAACTGCAGAGTGAGTCCTGCTTTCACGTGGAAACTGTGAGAAAAAGCTCTGGCAGGAAATACTGCTGAGAAGAAAGGACCAGAATCTCAGCCACTGCAAGAGGCAGTGAAAGCACCTCCTTTTCTCATCTGCTGGAAAGACAGGCTCCATGGGAGGAAGCCTCTTTCTCTGGTCCTTTCAGCATCTCTCCCTCAGGGCTCAGAACCCCGTCCTCCAGGGTCCCGTCCCTCCCCCTGCCTGTGGACAGGGTGCAGCACGCACCTGAGCAGATGACCCCCGCATCCTCCTTGTGTCTGCTGTCGTGCCGCCCCTAGCCTCGGGAAGGGCACCTCCACAAGTGAGACTCATTTCCTGTGCAGTTCAGGTCGTCCAGCCAGATGGGCCCTGATCCCGCCCCGAAGTGAGCAGACCTCACGGCACTGAGGGCTTTTccacagcccagctgcctgcACACCACGTGGGCATCATCCAGGTCCCAGCCGTCATCACAGATGGTGCCCCAGGAGCCCTGGTCAAGGATCTCCACTCTCCAGGCGCAGGGACCGCCCCCGTCCACCAGGCGGAGCTGTCTGCTGTCTGAGGAGAGAAAAATGGAACAATGGAGTGGTGACGGGTGGTGATGGGGGCGAGGGGGCAGGGGGGTGAGAAGGGTCTTCTGTCCTGTGGGACCCTCACCTGAGCAGTAGGGGGTGCTCTCCTCTGAGGCTGCAGAGCCTGCTGGTTCAGACACGGAGTCATCGCACTGGGGCAGCACCTCGGTCTGGTTTCCTCCAGAAACAGCAATGATCAGGGGATTGGGAGGGTTAAagaacagaaaattgaattaaggTAAATAATGACCTAAGTGGTGGAGCCTGAGATAAACGCTGTAACATAGCAGTAACCTTATGGTAATTTTAGAGTTCACCTTCTCTATGGAGAGTTCTGTGTCTGACAATGCCAAAATTTCTGTTTTAAGCCAAGTGCAGCACTAA
This window of the Bos taurus isolate L1 Dominette 01449 registration number 42190680 breed Hereford chromosome 5, ARS-UCD2.0, whole genome shotgun sequence genome carries:
- the LOC112446746 gene encoding LOW QUALITY PROTEIN: antigen WC1.1-like (The sequence of the model RefSeq protein was modified relative to this genomic sequence to represent the inferred CDS: substituted 3 bases at 3 genomic stop codons), which codes for MALGRLLSLQGLCVLLLRTVVGGQALEARLKDGDHCCEGRVEVKHQGEWGTVDDLNWSMEEAAVVCRQLGCGSATDAPKRAHFGPGIGPIWFPYIYCKGPESAIMECSYPPVKDHRPEGNSHDKDVGAVCSGFVHLVEGDGPCLGXVEVHSGEEWTPVSDGNFALSTAHVICAELGCGTAGFVLGHVPFRESDGRVWAEEFRCKGEEPKLQFCPRVPCPGATCHHSGAVQVVCSAYSEVQLMTNGTSQCEGQVKMNTSGRWRALCASHWSLANANVVCHQLGCGVAISTPRGPHFVEGSDQISTVRFHCLGAESFLWSCPVTVLGGLDCSHDNTASVICSGNQTEVLPQCDDSVSEPAGSAASEESTPYCSDSRQLRLVDGGGPCAWRVEILDQGSWGTICDDGWDLDDAHVVCRQLGCGKALSAVRSAHFGAGSGPIWLDDLNCTGNESHLWRCPSRGXGRHDSRHKEDAGVICSEFLALKMVSKDQQCAGWLEVFYSGTWGSVCHSPMEDITVSMICRQLGCGESGILNSSVALREGSRPQWVDGVQCRKTDTSLWQCPSDPWNYTSCYPKEEVYISCAGGRHQICPTAAFCTDREKLRLRGGDSKCSGQVEVWHSGSWGTVCDDSWSLAEAEVVCQQLGCGQALEAVWATGFGPGNGNIWLDEVWCRGQESSLWDCAAELWGQSDCKHEEDAGVRCSGETTXNPLPGAFSLPEVLCFILGVLLFLVLVILVTQLLRWKAECRALSSYEDALAEAVYEDLDHLVTQKEDLLGSPVNKMPCYMRDNEDNNDHRSDPAPDQRTDALGEDYDDAEEVPLPGAPSASQGSEEEVPPEKVDVTRSSQTGSSLNISREVADPREEEESPWLLQGEEADTGYDDVELSALETSIVTSP